A stretch of Dermochelys coriacea isolate rDerCor1 chromosome 6, rDerCor1.pri.v4, whole genome shotgun sequence DNA encodes these proteins:
- the TNKS1BP1 gene encoding 182 kDa tankyrase-1-binding protein isoform X3, with amino-acid sequence MASQTRPLCPPPPCPTSNGSMGARGGQPSGSPETGDTRLKPPIGPKPRMLPKPAVTAKPCTPPPSPGSRPPRLEFPSVEKINLLAGPKPYGGSSTALKRLSFGLKSLPGETSNGKGALPPAARALPCTTEERSLAPVTLPDGGPLGVLKSAAPFKVKPVPVAAKRERFPGTTVEEILAKMERPRKEGSGSPDPAWGPCSTFSPDGSSRFGPKGYAAFRRQPSAEGGEGDTIAPRFEASWESGPPEAQKSRASCGDKPVAGRMKREGSPSPIRERPPEPPDGEAERHPGPASRESGSSAASASCDGDQSGRRKPPSPPGFSSARTCPIPVAPAELPLRAAPGNSADLALAPGAPYLSAEHPTSALGFPTVSAELPALDSPPAHTELPTRVGPGFPGTPESLAKFPIGLVPAPDAPAEPCHRISCSLGSLEAPGEGSQPPSGLPAGLASGTPDAPAELPCNSPAGRALAPGVPEVPAELPHRITHSPGAPKAPVPSPDTPNLCPKLPTRVSWSPGSPDGPTEPPVSLYSPPSPERGSPSLPSDAEPFTGLAPVDKDFQCPELGLQRSSDGVVQLPDKGLGMGVLGGSLAALPRGGPPHPGPPLEGESNWTLSESFEWAFPSRAVEWKPPRSPIREADDCGLSEQGDSDGEGLAPSPKGSEESSSSEGQRARQLSAALDWQDAEVAGSSARLDGAMGAPCDQGATEVGGLEATCPEGPIAQTEPAVAELKGPAVLDEVGTIWEEQGRPLLGAPLRLTEPEPDQEQAAPVLLSDAPRPVGADRCQEDELVPVRSCQEGLRPGKAGSEPHPNARWLDELLASPPPSADETKRKGTPEPRDPAGPEDLLGWSRKDLCSEFGIRGAHRADEFGWASETGMGKTDWPGSYRAGETEQDREFGTGTRDWSGVYKETELLGDSNMGHGNWPDAYGIGDSCRQEGEFSPGKSDWSSQYNIGGADSSNGEFSTRKLDWTSTYGIGDNIQQDKRFSTSKPDWTPEYSVGDAARQDREFGTSSPDSTHEPGVGDIDQQDREFGIRKSDWTRQTGVSDTAHQYREYGTSKPDWTYNRGGDTNQPDREFGTSKPDWINMYDADTDQQDRELGTSKPDWTHEHDVGDTDQQDRELGTSKPDWTHEHDVGDTDQQDRELGTSKPDWTHEHDVRDTDQQDRELGTSKLDWTHEYGLSDMDHQGKEFGAEKPDWTHECSVKTSGQGREWTCEYDVGNTAQQDKPDWTRKFGDEAQQDRAFSSDKPAWLGEYGIHHTDQESAFGSGVGDPDSPAQEPGARKPGWSGTDWQESKFLFARRDCASDFRIGGVEHESQYGVIGTDRAGGFGLSALDPSGAIGTLGPAELGESRTDWVGHTRTVVLDEPREAGVGHSDWAQDLGLHGTGPSIGLGAISPEEPTRGWMDWTNELSVSSMDPSSSLGVEGFDTPREPGVGQPDGDSDLGTGGPATASGFESVGPAEDSARQTDWSHDFGSGDEGSTETGEAGAGQMDWASEVRIGRGKQTNATAMTGLEPHGDSSGTGSPRLSGSSPLLEQMLAKAAAQRKSPGEERGLPPGPDAHPPPLPQEEDGGSWPEGDGAPSLPDATDGGGLPIDARRLSQPGRCGSQPSPPGEDFAFLEDMEVLDSTIYRSRANLGRKRGHRAPATRPAGTLAPSEVEVADWMFQDSTEPRAVCWVSSDEEAAEEPRSRRARPSLVAKGLKVPLFPGLNPSALKAKLRGRNRSAEEGAQLGEAKPTLPKEPHVQRSKSCKIPGLGGKSLVLPPKPEKSSGSDATSPHWLQVLKLKKKKS; translated from the exons ATGGCCTCCCAGACAcgccccctgtgccccccacctccctgccctacctccaatGGCAGCATGGGGGCCAGAGGTGGGCAGCCGTCGGGCAGCCCCGAGACAG gtgaCACTCGCCTGAAGCCGCCAATTGGGCCCAAACCCCGTATGCTGCCCAAACCGGCTGTAACTGCCAAGCCCTGCACCCCGCCACCATCCCCTGGGTCGCGGCCTCCCCGCCTCGAGTTCCCCTCTGTCGAGAAGATCAACCTGCTGGCGGGTCCCAAGCCATACggtggcagcagcactgcccttAAACGCCTGTCCTTCGGCCTCAAGAGCCTCCCAGGGGAGACTTCCAATGGGAAGGGGGCGCTGCCACCTGCAGCGAGAGCCTTGCCCTGTACCACGGAAGAGAGATCACTTGCTCCTGTGACGCTCCCTGATGGGGGGCCCCTAGGAGTCCTCAAGAGCGCTGCCCCATTCAAAGTGAAGCCGGTGCCAGTGGCGGCCAAGCGGGAGCGCTTCCCCGGCACCACAGTGGAAGAGATCTTGGCCAAGATGGAGCGCCCCCGCAAAGAGGGGTCGGGCAGTCCTGACCCGGCCTGGGGCCCATGCTCAACCTTCAGCCCTGATGGCAGCTCTCGCTTCGGGCCCAAAGGCTATGCCGCCTTTCGGAGACAGCCTAGcgctgagggaggggaaggtgacACCATCGCCCCCCGCTTTGAGGCCTCCTGGGAATCTGGGCCCCCCGAAGCACAGAAGAGCAGAGCGTCCTGTGGGGACAAGCCAGTTGCTGGCAGGATGAAGAGGGAAGGAAGCCCGAGTCCCATTAGAGAACGCCCACCAGAGCCCCCAGACGGAGAAGCAGAGAGACACCCTGGCCCAGCCTCCAGGGAAAG tggcTCCTCCGCGGCCAGTGCCAGCTGCGACGGGGACCAGTCCGGACGCAGGAAGCCGCCGTCCCCCCCTGGT TTCTCCTCAGCCCGGACCTGTCCCATCCCCGTGGCTCCTGCTGAGCTTCCGCTCAGAGCGGCCCCTGGCAACTCTGCTGAccttgccctggccccagggGCCCCCTACCTCTCTGCTGAGCATCCTACCTCAGCCCTGGGGTTCCCCACAGTGTCTGCTGAGCTCCCCGCCCTGGACTCCCCCCCTGCCCACACTGAACTCCCCACCAGGGTTGGGCCCGGCTTCCCAGGCACCCCTGAGTCTCTGGCTAAGTTCCCCATAGGCCTAGTTCCGGCCCCTGATGCTCCAGCTGAGCCCTGCCACAGAATCTCCTGCTCCCTGGGGTCTCTGGAGGCTCCTggtgaggggtcccaacccccttCTGGCCTCCCTGCAGGCTTGGCATCAGGCACTCCGGATGCCCCCGCAGAGCTCCCTTGTAACTCCCCTGCAGGGCGGGCCCTGGCACCAGGCGTCCCTGAAGTCCCTGCTGAGTTGCCCCACAGAATCACTCACTCCCCTGGGGCCCCCAAAGCTCctgttccatccccagacacgccCAATCTGTGTCCTAAGCTCCCCACCAGAGTCTCTTGGTCTCCGGGGTCCCCCGATGGACCCACTGAGCCCCCAGTGTCCCTATACAGCCCCCCATCTCCTGAGCGGGGCTCCCCTTCACTCCCCAGTGATGCGGAGCCATTCACAGGGCTTGCACCAGTGGACAAGGACTTCCAgtgcccagagctggggctacAGCGCTCCTCAGATGGGGTGGTGCAGCTGCCAGACAAGGGGCTAGGAATGGGAGTGCTGGGGGGTTCTCTGGCTGCCCTGCCCAGGGGagggcccccccaccccgggccaCCCCTGGAGGGTGAGTCCAACTGGACCCTGTCAGAGTCATTTGAGTGGGCGTTCCCATCCCGAGCTGTGGAGTGGAAGCCCCCCAGGTCCCCCATTAGAGAGGCAGATGACTGTGGCCTCTCTGAGCAGGGGGACTCGGATGGGGAgggcctggcccccagccccaaaGGGTCTGAGGAAAGCAGCAGCTCTGAGGGGCAGAGGGCAAGGCAACTCAGTGCTGCCCTGGATTGGCAGGATGCCGAGGTTGCAGGGAGTTCTGCCCGCCTGGATGGTGCCATGGGGGCCCCATGTGATCAGGGAGCGACTGAGGTGGGGGGCCTGGAGGCCACATGTCCTGAGGGCCCCATCGCGCAAACGGAGCCAGCTGTGGCTGAGCTGAAGGGCCCTGCAGTGCTGGATGAGGTGGGCACTATCTGGGAGGAGCAAGGCAGGCCACTGCTAGGTGCCCCCCTGCGGCTGACGGAGCCGGAGCCAGACCAGGAGCAAGCCGCCCCAGTCCTGTTGTCTGACGCTCCCCGGCCAGTTGGTGCTGACCGATGCCAGGAGGACGAATTGGTGCCAGTGAGAAGCTGCCAGGAGGGCCTGAGGCCGGGCAAGGCGGGTTCTGAGCCGCATCCCAATGCGCGCTGGCTGGATGAGCTGCTGGCATCGCCCCCGCCCAGTGCAGATGAGACCAAGAGAAAGGGCACACCTgagcccagggaccctgcaggGCCAGAG gatcTCCTTGGTTGGTCGCGGAAGGATCTGTGCAGCGAGTTTGGCATCAGAGGGGCCCACCGGGCCGATGAGTTTGGCTGGGCCAGCGAGACTGGCATGGGGAAGACAGACTGGCCCGGCAGTTACAGAGCTGGTGAGACAGAGCAGGATCGGGAATTTGGCACCGGCACACGGGACTGGAGTGGCGTGTACAAAGAGACAGAGCTGCTGGGTGATTCCAACATGGGACACGGAAACTGGCCTGACGCCTACGGCATCGGGGACAGCTGCCGGCAGGAAGGGGAGTTCAGCCCCGGCAAGTCAGACTGGAGCAGCCAATACAACATTGGTGGTGCAGACAGCTCGAATGGGGAGTTCAGTACCAGGAAACTGGACTGGACCAGCACCTACGGCATTGGGGACAACATCCAGCAGGACAAGAGGTTCAGTACCAGCAAGCCAGACTGGACACCTGAGTACAGTGTGGGTGATGCAGCCCGGCAGGATAGAGAGTTTGGTACCAGCAGTCCAGATTCTACCCATGAGCCTGGTGTCGGTGATATTGACCAACAGGATAGAGAGTTTGGTATTCGCAAGTCAGACTGGACCCGCCAGACCGGTGTCAGTGATACAGCCCATCAGTATAGAGAGTACGGTACCAGCAAGCCAGACTGGACCTACAATCGTGGTGGTGATACAAACCAGCCGGATAGAGAGTTTGGTACCAGCAAGCCAGACTGGATCAACATGTACGATGCGGATACTGACCAACAGGATAGAGAGTTGGGTACCAGCAAGCCAGACTGGACTCACGAGCACGATGTCGGAGATACAGACCAACAGGATAGAGAGTTGGGTACCAGCAAGCCAGACTGGACTCACGAGCATGATGTCGGAGATACAGACCAACAGGATAGAGAGTTGGGTACCAGCAAGCCAGACTGGACTCACGAGCACGATGTCAGAGATACAGACCAACAGGATAGAGAGTTGGGTACCAGCAAGCTAGACTGGACCCATGAGTACGGTCTCAGTGATATGGACCATCAGGGTAAGGAGTTTGGTGCTGAGAAGCCAGACTGGACCCATGAATGCAGTGTCAAGACCAGTGGGCAGGGTAGAGAGTGGACCTGTGAATACGATGTTGGCAATACTGCCCAGCAGGACAAGCCAGATTGGACCCGCAAGTTCGGTGATGAAGCCCAGCAGGACAGAGCGTTCAGCTCTGACAAGCCAGCATGGCTTGGTGAATATGGCATTCACCATACAGACCAGGAGAGTGCCTTTGGTTCTGGTGTTGGAGACCCCGACAGCCCAGCCCAAGAGCCTGGTGCCAGGAAGCCGGGGTGGAGCGGCACCGACTGGCAGGAAAGCAAGTTTCTCTTTGCTAGGAGGGATTGTGCCAGTGATTTCAGGATTGGAGGAGTTGAGCACGAAAGCCAGTACGGTGTCATTGGGACTGATCGGGCAGGTGGCTTTGGCTTGAGTGCTTTGGATCCATCTGGTGCCATTGGAACCCTGGGCCCAGCAGAGCTTGGAGAGAGCCGGACTGACTGGGTTGGCCATACCAGGACTGTGGTCCTGGATGAGCCCAGAGAGGCTGGCGTGGGACACTCCGACTGGGCCCAAGATCTAGGACTCCATGGCACAGGTCCTTCTATTGGCCTGGGGGCAATCAGTCCTGAGGAGCCCACCAGGGGATGGATGGACTGGACAAACGAACTGAGCGTGAGCAGCATGGATCCCTCCAGcagtctgggggtggagggctTCGATACACCCAGAGAGCCTGGCGTGGGGCAGCCAGACGGGGACAGCGACCTCGGCACGGGAGGTCCGGCCACAGCCAGTGGCTTCGAGAGCGTGGGCCCAGCAGAGGACAGTGCGAGACAGACTGACTGGAGCCATGATTTCGGCTCTGGGGACGAGGGCTCCACTGAGACCGGggaggctggagcagggcagaTGGACTGGGCCAGCGAGGTCAGGATTGGACGTGGGAAACAAACCAATGCCACAGCCATGACTGGCTTGGAGCCGCATGGAGACAG CAGTGGCACCGGCAGCCCCCGGCTCTCCGGCTCGAGCCCCCTTCTGGAACAGATGTTGGCCAAAGCAGCCGCCCAGCGCAAGAGCCCCGGAGAGGAGAGGGGGCTGCCTCCTGGCCCTGATGCCCACCCCCCTCCCTTGCCACAGGAGGAGGATGGTGGGTCCTGGCCCGAAGGGGATGGCGCACCCAGCCTGCCGGACGCCACAGACGGGGGCGGGCTGCCGATAGATGCGAGGAGGCTGAGCCAGCCAGGGCGCTGTGGGAGCCAGCCCTCCCCGCCAGGCGAGGACTTCGCCTTCCTGGAG GACATGGAAGTTCTTGACAGCACCATCTACCGGAGCAGAGCCAACCTGGGCCGCAAGCGAGGTCATCGAGCACCGGCCACGCGCCCTGCAGGCACCCTGGCACCGTCTGAGGTGGAGGTGGCCGACTGGATGTTCCAGGACTCCACAG AGCCCAGAGCGGTGTGCTGGGTGTCCTCAGATGAGGAGGCGGCGGAAGAACCCCGGAGCCGGCGGGCACGGCCCTCGCTGGTGGCCAAGGGGTTGAAGGTGCCACTCTTCCCGGGCCTGAACCCCTCAGCTCTAAAG gccAAGCTGCGGGGCCGGAACCGCTCTGCAGAAGAGGGGGCCCAGCTGGGGGAGGCCAAGCCAACCCTTCCCAAGGAGCCCCACGTCCAGCGCTCCAAGTCCTGCAAGATTCCCGGCTTGGGGGGGAAATCCCTGGTGCTGCCCCCCAAGCCAGAGAAATCCTcagg GTCAGATGCCACCTCGCCCCACTGGCTGCAAGTGCTGAAGCTGAAAAAGAAGAAATCCTGA
- the TNKS1BP1 gene encoding 182 kDa tankyrase-1-binding protein isoform X6: MASQTRPLCPPPPCPTSNGSMGARGGQPSGSPETGDTRLKPPIGPKPRMLPKPAVTAKPCTPPPSPGSRPPRLEFPSVEKINLLAGPKPYGGSSTALKRLSFGLKSLPGETSNGKGALPPAARALPCTTEERSLAPVTLPDGGPLGVLKSAAPFKVKPVPVAAKRERFPGTTVEEILAKMERPRKEGSGSPDPAWGPCSTFSPDGSSRFGPKGYAAFRRQPSAEGGEGDTIAPRFEASWESGPPEAQKSRASCGDKPVAGRMKREGSPSPIRERPPEPPDGEAERHPGPASRESGSSAASASCDGDQSGRRKPPSPPGFSSARTCPIPVAPAELPLRAAPGNSADLALAPGAPYLSAEHPTSALGFPTVSAELPALDSPPAHTELPTRVGPGFPGTPESLAKFPIGLVPAPDAPAEPCHRISCSLGSLEAPGEGSQPPSGLPAGLASGTPDAPAELPCNSPAGRALAPGVPEVPAELPHRITHSPGAPKAPVPSPDTPNLCPKLPTRVSWSPGSPDGPTEPPVSLYSPPSPERGSPSLPSDAEPFTGLAPVDKDFQCPELGLQRSSDGVVQLPDKGLGMGVLGGSLAALPRGGPPHPGPPLEGESNWTLSESFEWAFPSRAVEWKPPRSPIREADDCGLSEQGDSDGEGLAPSPKGSEESSSSEGQRARQLSAALDWQDAEVAGSSARLDGAMGAPCDQGATEVGGLEATCPEGPIAQTEPAVAELKGPAVLDEVGTIWEEQGRPLLGAPLRLTEPEPDQEQAAPVLLSDAPRPVGADRCQEDELVPVRSCQEGLRPGKAGSEPHPNARWLDELLASPPPSADETKRKGTPEPRDPAGPEDLLGWSRKDLCSEFGIRGAHRADEFGWASETGMGKTDWPGSYRAGETEQDREFGTGTRDWSGVYKETELLGDSNMGHGNWPDAYGIGDSCRQEGEFSPGKSDWSSQYNIGGADSSNGEFSTRKLDWTSTYGIGDNIQQDKRFSTSKPDWTPEYSVGDAARQDREFGTSSPDSTHEPGVGDIDQQDREFGIRKSDWTRQTGVSDTAHQYREYGTSKPDWTYNRGGDTNQPDREFGTSKPDWINMYDADTDQQDRELGTSKPDWTHEHDVGDTDQQDRELGTSKPDWTHEHDVGDTDQQDRELGTSKPDWTHEHDVRDTDQQDRELGTSKLDWTHEYGLSDMDHQGKEFGAEKPDWTHECSVKTSGQGREWTCEYDVGNTAQQDKPDWTRKFGDEAQQDRAFSSDKPAWLGEYGIHHTDQESAFGSGVGDPDSPAQEPGARKPGWSGTDWQESKFLFARRDCASDFRIGGVEHESQYGVIGTDRAGGFGLSALDPSGAIGTLGPAELGESRTDWVGHTRTVVLDEPREAGVGHSDWAQDLGLHGTGPSIGLGAISPEEPTRGWMDWTNELSVSSMDPSSSLGVEGFDTPREPGVGQPDGDSDLGTGGPATASGFESVGPAEDSARQTDWSHDFGSGDEGSTETGEAGAGQMDWASEVRIGRGKQTNATAMTGLEPHGDSSGTGSPRLSGSSPLLEQMLAKAAAQRKSPGEERGLPPGPDAHPPPLPQEEDGGSWPEGDGAPSLPDATDGGGLPIDARRLSQPGRCGSQPSPPGEDFAFLEDMEVLDSTIYRSRANLGRKRGHRAPATRPAGTLAPSEVEVADWMFQDSTGQAAGPEPLCRRGGPAGGGQANPSQGAPRPALQVLQDSRLGGEIPGAAPQAREILRVRCHLAPLAASAEAEKEEILTAPLRPFSPAAGAGTADSPKRLVGVEEGTTQ, translated from the exons ATGGCCTCCCAGACAcgccccctgtgccccccacctccctgccctacctccaatGGCAGCATGGGGGCCAGAGGTGGGCAGCCGTCGGGCAGCCCCGAGACAG gtgaCACTCGCCTGAAGCCGCCAATTGGGCCCAAACCCCGTATGCTGCCCAAACCGGCTGTAACTGCCAAGCCCTGCACCCCGCCACCATCCCCTGGGTCGCGGCCTCCCCGCCTCGAGTTCCCCTCTGTCGAGAAGATCAACCTGCTGGCGGGTCCCAAGCCATACggtggcagcagcactgcccttAAACGCCTGTCCTTCGGCCTCAAGAGCCTCCCAGGGGAGACTTCCAATGGGAAGGGGGCGCTGCCACCTGCAGCGAGAGCCTTGCCCTGTACCACGGAAGAGAGATCACTTGCTCCTGTGACGCTCCCTGATGGGGGGCCCCTAGGAGTCCTCAAGAGCGCTGCCCCATTCAAAGTGAAGCCGGTGCCAGTGGCGGCCAAGCGGGAGCGCTTCCCCGGCACCACAGTGGAAGAGATCTTGGCCAAGATGGAGCGCCCCCGCAAAGAGGGGTCGGGCAGTCCTGACCCGGCCTGGGGCCCATGCTCAACCTTCAGCCCTGATGGCAGCTCTCGCTTCGGGCCCAAAGGCTATGCCGCCTTTCGGAGACAGCCTAGcgctgagggaggggaaggtgacACCATCGCCCCCCGCTTTGAGGCCTCCTGGGAATCTGGGCCCCCCGAAGCACAGAAGAGCAGAGCGTCCTGTGGGGACAAGCCAGTTGCTGGCAGGATGAAGAGGGAAGGAAGCCCGAGTCCCATTAGAGAACGCCCACCAGAGCCCCCAGACGGAGAAGCAGAGAGACACCCTGGCCCAGCCTCCAGGGAAAG tggcTCCTCCGCGGCCAGTGCCAGCTGCGACGGGGACCAGTCCGGACGCAGGAAGCCGCCGTCCCCCCCTGGT TTCTCCTCAGCCCGGACCTGTCCCATCCCCGTGGCTCCTGCTGAGCTTCCGCTCAGAGCGGCCCCTGGCAACTCTGCTGAccttgccctggccccagggGCCCCCTACCTCTCTGCTGAGCATCCTACCTCAGCCCTGGGGTTCCCCACAGTGTCTGCTGAGCTCCCCGCCCTGGACTCCCCCCCTGCCCACACTGAACTCCCCACCAGGGTTGGGCCCGGCTTCCCAGGCACCCCTGAGTCTCTGGCTAAGTTCCCCATAGGCCTAGTTCCGGCCCCTGATGCTCCAGCTGAGCCCTGCCACAGAATCTCCTGCTCCCTGGGGTCTCTGGAGGCTCCTggtgaggggtcccaacccccttCTGGCCTCCCTGCAGGCTTGGCATCAGGCACTCCGGATGCCCCCGCAGAGCTCCCTTGTAACTCCCCTGCAGGGCGGGCCCTGGCACCAGGCGTCCCTGAAGTCCCTGCTGAGTTGCCCCACAGAATCACTCACTCCCCTGGGGCCCCCAAAGCTCctgttccatccccagacacgccCAATCTGTGTCCTAAGCTCCCCACCAGAGTCTCTTGGTCTCCGGGGTCCCCCGATGGACCCACTGAGCCCCCAGTGTCCCTATACAGCCCCCCATCTCCTGAGCGGGGCTCCCCTTCACTCCCCAGTGATGCGGAGCCATTCACAGGGCTTGCACCAGTGGACAAGGACTTCCAgtgcccagagctggggctacAGCGCTCCTCAGATGGGGTGGTGCAGCTGCCAGACAAGGGGCTAGGAATGGGAGTGCTGGGGGGTTCTCTGGCTGCCCTGCCCAGGGGagggcccccccaccccgggccaCCCCTGGAGGGTGAGTCCAACTGGACCCTGTCAGAGTCATTTGAGTGGGCGTTCCCATCCCGAGCTGTGGAGTGGAAGCCCCCCAGGTCCCCCATTAGAGAGGCAGATGACTGTGGCCTCTCTGAGCAGGGGGACTCGGATGGGGAgggcctggcccccagccccaaaGGGTCTGAGGAAAGCAGCAGCTCTGAGGGGCAGAGGGCAAGGCAACTCAGTGCTGCCCTGGATTGGCAGGATGCCGAGGTTGCAGGGAGTTCTGCCCGCCTGGATGGTGCCATGGGGGCCCCATGTGATCAGGGAGCGACTGAGGTGGGGGGCCTGGAGGCCACATGTCCTGAGGGCCCCATCGCGCAAACGGAGCCAGCTGTGGCTGAGCTGAAGGGCCCTGCAGTGCTGGATGAGGTGGGCACTATCTGGGAGGAGCAAGGCAGGCCACTGCTAGGTGCCCCCCTGCGGCTGACGGAGCCGGAGCCAGACCAGGAGCAAGCCGCCCCAGTCCTGTTGTCTGACGCTCCCCGGCCAGTTGGTGCTGACCGATGCCAGGAGGACGAATTGGTGCCAGTGAGAAGCTGCCAGGAGGGCCTGAGGCCGGGCAAGGCGGGTTCTGAGCCGCATCCCAATGCGCGCTGGCTGGATGAGCTGCTGGCATCGCCCCCGCCCAGTGCAGATGAGACCAAGAGAAAGGGCACACCTgagcccagggaccctgcaggGCCAGAG gatcTCCTTGGTTGGTCGCGGAAGGATCTGTGCAGCGAGTTTGGCATCAGAGGGGCCCACCGGGCCGATGAGTTTGGCTGGGCCAGCGAGACTGGCATGGGGAAGACAGACTGGCCCGGCAGTTACAGAGCTGGTGAGACAGAGCAGGATCGGGAATTTGGCACCGGCACACGGGACTGGAGTGGCGTGTACAAAGAGACAGAGCTGCTGGGTGATTCCAACATGGGACACGGAAACTGGCCTGACGCCTACGGCATCGGGGACAGCTGCCGGCAGGAAGGGGAGTTCAGCCCCGGCAAGTCAGACTGGAGCAGCCAATACAACATTGGTGGTGCAGACAGCTCGAATGGGGAGTTCAGTACCAGGAAACTGGACTGGACCAGCACCTACGGCATTGGGGACAACATCCAGCAGGACAAGAGGTTCAGTACCAGCAAGCCAGACTGGACACCTGAGTACAGTGTGGGTGATGCAGCCCGGCAGGATAGAGAGTTTGGTACCAGCAGTCCAGATTCTACCCATGAGCCTGGTGTCGGTGATATTGACCAACAGGATAGAGAGTTTGGTATTCGCAAGTCAGACTGGACCCGCCAGACCGGTGTCAGTGATACAGCCCATCAGTATAGAGAGTACGGTACCAGCAAGCCAGACTGGACCTACAATCGTGGTGGTGATACAAACCAGCCGGATAGAGAGTTTGGTACCAGCAAGCCAGACTGGATCAACATGTACGATGCGGATACTGACCAACAGGATAGAGAGTTGGGTACCAGCAAGCCAGACTGGACTCACGAGCACGATGTCGGAGATACAGACCAACAGGATAGAGAGTTGGGTACCAGCAAGCCAGACTGGACTCACGAGCATGATGTCGGAGATACAGACCAACAGGATAGAGAGTTGGGTACCAGCAAGCCAGACTGGACTCACGAGCACGATGTCAGAGATACAGACCAACAGGATAGAGAGTTGGGTACCAGCAAGCTAGACTGGACCCATGAGTACGGTCTCAGTGATATGGACCATCAGGGTAAGGAGTTTGGTGCTGAGAAGCCAGACTGGACCCATGAATGCAGTGTCAAGACCAGTGGGCAGGGTAGAGAGTGGACCTGTGAATACGATGTTGGCAATACTGCCCAGCAGGACAAGCCAGATTGGACCCGCAAGTTCGGTGATGAAGCCCAGCAGGACAGAGCGTTCAGCTCTGACAAGCCAGCATGGCTTGGTGAATATGGCATTCACCATACAGACCAGGAGAGTGCCTTTGGTTCTGGTGTTGGAGACCCCGACAGCCCAGCCCAAGAGCCTGGTGCCAGGAAGCCGGGGTGGAGCGGCACCGACTGGCAGGAAAGCAAGTTTCTCTTTGCTAGGAGGGATTGTGCCAGTGATTTCAGGATTGGAGGAGTTGAGCACGAAAGCCAGTACGGTGTCATTGGGACTGATCGGGCAGGTGGCTTTGGCTTGAGTGCTTTGGATCCATCTGGTGCCATTGGAACCCTGGGCCCAGCAGAGCTTGGAGAGAGCCGGACTGACTGGGTTGGCCATACCAGGACTGTGGTCCTGGATGAGCCCAGAGAGGCTGGCGTGGGACACTCCGACTGGGCCCAAGATCTAGGACTCCATGGCACAGGTCCTTCTATTGGCCTGGGGGCAATCAGTCCTGAGGAGCCCACCAGGGGATGGATGGACTGGACAAACGAACTGAGCGTGAGCAGCATGGATCCCTCCAGcagtctgggggtggagggctTCGATACACCCAGAGAGCCTGGCGTGGGGCAGCCAGACGGGGACAGCGACCTCGGCACGGGAGGTCCGGCCACAGCCAGTGGCTTCGAGAGCGTGGGCCCAGCAGAGGACAGTGCGAGACAGACTGACTGGAGCCATGATTTCGGCTCTGGGGACGAGGGCTCCACTGAGACCGGggaggctggagcagggcagaTGGACTGGGCCAGCGAGGTCAGGATTGGACGTGGGAAACAAACCAATGCCACAGCCATGACTGGCTTGGAGCCGCATGGAGACAG CAGTGGCACCGGCAGCCCCCGGCTCTCCGGCTCGAGCCCCCTTCTGGAACAGATGTTGGCCAAAGCAGCCGCCCAGCGCAAGAGCCCCGGAGAGGAGAGGGGGCTGCCTCCTGGCCCTGATGCCCACCCCCCTCCCTTGCCACAGGAGGAGGATGGTGGGTCCTGGCCCGAAGGGGATGGCGCACCCAGCCTGCCGGACGCCACAGACGGGGGCGGGCTGCCGATAGATGCGAGGAGGCTGAGCCAGCCAGGGCGCTGTGGGAGCCAGCCCTCCCCGCCAGGCGAGGACTTCGCCTTCCTGGAG GACATGGAAGTTCTTGACAGCACCATCTACCGGAGCAGAGCCAACCTGGGCCGCAAGCGAGGTCATCGAGCACCGGCCACGCGCCCTGCAGGCACCCTGGCACCGTCTGAGGTGGAGGTGGCCGACTGGATGTTCCAGGACTCCACAG gccAAGCTGCGGGGCCGGAACCGCTCTGCAGAAGAGGGGGCCCAGCTGGGGGAGGCCAAGCCAACCCTTCCCAAGGAGCCCCACGTCCAGCGCTCCAAGTCCTGCAAGATTCCCGGCTTGGGGGGGAAATCCCTGGTGCTGCCCCCCAAGCCAGAGAAATCCTcagg GTCAGATGCCACCTCGCCCCACTGGCTGCAAGTGCTGAAGCTGAAAAAGAAGAAATCCTGACTGCCCCATTGAG gcctttctctcctgctgctggggctgggacaGCTGACTCTCCAAAGAGGCTCGTCGGGGTGGAAGAGGGGACGACGCAGTGA